The segment GGAAGCCGCCGTTTTTAATTGAAACTGAAAATGATGTTCGGTTTAGCACCCGCACTTTTTTTCCTGCATATGGGGATAGCGGAAATCGGTGGGGGGCAGAAAGGTTTCCTTGATGGTGCGCGGGCTGATCCAGCGCAAGAGGTTGAGATGACTTCCGGCCTTGTCGTTGGTACCCGACTGGCGTGAGCCGCCAAAGGGCTGCTGCCCAACCACGGCGCCTGTAGGCTTATCGTTGATGTAAAAGTTGCCTGCGGTATAACGAAGGGTGGCGCAAGCCTTAACAGTGGCGTAGCGGTCCTTGCTGAAGATGGAGCCGGTGAGGCCATAGGGCGAAGTGTTGTCGCACAGTTGCAGTGTTTCTTCAAATTTCTCGTCGGGATAAACGTGAATGGTGAGCACCGGGCCAAAGATCTCCTCTTCCATGGTGATGAAATGGGGATCGCGCGCCAGGATCACGGTAGGATCGATATAAAAGCCATTCGATTTGTCGCCCTTCCCGCCGAAAAGGATCTCGGCGTCTTTTGAATCGCGCGCTTTGTCAATGTAGCCCATGATACGATTGAAGGCCTTTTCGTCGATGACGGCATTTACGAAGTTGCAGAAATCCTTGGGGTCGCCTTTTTGTGTGAGTTTGAGGTTGCGGTCAATGCGGCGCTTGATTGAATCCCACAATGATTGGGGGATATAGGCCCTTGAAGCGGCCGAACATTTCTGGCCCTGGTATTCGAAAGCGCCTCGCACCAGTGCGGTGGCCACCTCGTCCACATCGGCCGAGGGGTGAACAAAGACGAAGTCCTTGCCCCCGGTTTCGCCCACCACGCGGGGATAAGAGCGGTAGTTCTCCAGATTGTTGGCCACGGTTTTCCACAAATGGTTGAAGGTACCGTTGCTGCCGGTGAAGTGAATGCCGGCCAGGTCTTTGTGGTTCACGGCTGCGTTGCCAATGGTGCTCCCGGGGCCGGGCACGAAGTTGATGACGCCGTCGGGCACCCCGGCTTCTTTATAGATCTTCATCAGGTAATAGTTGGAAAGCAGGGCGGTGGTGGCGGGTTTCCATACCACGGTATTACCCATCAGCACAGGAGAAAGCACTAGGTTGGAGGCAATAGAGGTGAAGTTGAAGGGGCTGACGGCGAAGACAAAACCCTCAAGTGGCCTGTATTCCAGCCGGTTCAGATTTCCGATCTCCGAATGGGGCTGGTCGTTATAGATCTCGGAAACGTAATGGGCGTTGAAGCGGATAAAATCGATGGTCTCGCAAACGGCATCGATCTCCGATTGAAAGACGTTTTTACTTTGCCCCAGCATGGTGGCGGCATTCATCACGTGCCGGTACTTGTTGGCAATCAATTCAGCGATCTTGAGGTTGATGGAGGCGCGTTCGACCCACGACATCACCTGCCACTGCTTATGGGCTTCCAGGGCAGCTTCGATGGCCATCAGTACTTCCTTCTCTCCAGCCATGTGGTATGTGGCCAGCACGTGCCCGTGCTTATGGGGCATGACTACTTTGGCGGTCTTGCCAGTTCGAACTTCCTTGCCACCAATGATCAGTGGGATTTCTATCTCCGTCTGGCTCTGGCGCTCGAGTTCTTTTTCCAGCTCAAGGCGTTCAGGCGTTCCTTCCGTATAGGGGTGGATGGGCTCGTTGGCAGGGCGGTCAAAATAAAACTGTGCGTTGTTCATTTTCAATGAAAGGATTAAAATGATTATTATGGATTGATTATTTCCGATTTATATAAAGCTACACGTTTTTTTCCGCTTTCGGGAACAAAAAACAACGGAGGCATTCTCTGCATTGATAACAGAAAATAATTAAAAAAGTTTAAGAAAAATGGCCAAACCAGCATTGCAACAGAAAAGCAATGGGAGACTGGGGAAGCAGAATCAGAAGTCCTGCTTGTCGAGCCGTTCTTTTTCTATCCTGGCAGAGATGCCAATGCTGATTTCATACAGCAAAAAGAGTGGGATGCTGACCAGAATTTGACTGAAGACGTCGGGCGGGGTAATAATGGCCGATAAAATGATAATGAGCACGAGGGCAAACTTGCGTTGTTTACGCATCACGGCAGGGGTTAGCACCCCTACGCGGCTTAGAAAATAAACGAAGACAGGAAGTTCGAACACCAGTCCTGTTGCAAGGGTTAGAGTTGTAATGGTGGAGATGTATGAGCGCAGGGCAATCTGGTTGGCCACCATGTCGCTGACCTGGTAGGAACCCAGGAAGTTGACGGCCAGGGGCACGATGAGGAAGTAGGCAAAGAGGACCCCGATGATAAATAAGCCGCTGATAATAAGCACGGCACCGCGCGAGCTATTCTGTTCGCGCGAGGTGAGGCCCGGCCTGATGAATCGCCAGATCTCCCAGATCACAAAGGGGATGGCCAGTAGTAAGCCGGCAACCAGGGAAGTTAGGATATGGGTGGTAAACTGCCCGGCCATATCGATGTTGATCAGCTGGACGGGATTTTTATTGATGCAGAGGGCCGGGGCCGACAAAGTTTCTGCGAGGCTGCAAAGCACGCGGTTGGTAAGGAAATAAGGCTCTTTGGGGGCCAGGATCACGCGTGAGAACAGGAAATCCTTGTTGAGGAAGGCCAGCAGGGCAAACACACCGATGGCGGAGGCCGAACGGATCAGGTGTCCGCGCAGGGCCTCGAGATGACCCCAGAACGACATCACACTGCCATCTTCCTGCTTTTTTTTCATAAACCTAAAGAAGTTAAGCGCCCCCCTGGAGGCCTGATTTAAATTTGCTGTAAAGGGATCAACAAAATTAATGAAGAAAGGCAAATAAAAAAGCCCGCATCACAATACGGGCTCTTTCATTCATTTCTTCCGGAATTATTCCGGGAAGCCGGGTTTTATTCGGGATGAATTGCTTCAACCGGGCAAACATCTGCGCATGAACCGCAGTCGGTGCATACATCAGGATCGATCTTATAGATGTCACCTTCAGAGATGGCTTCAACCGGGCATTCGTCAATGCAGCTGCCGCAAGCAGTGCAATCTTCAGTGATTACGTAGGCCATTACTTCAAAAATTTACGGTTACTAATAGGTTAATTCCACAGCAAAGATAAAGCCTTAAATTGATATAAAACGATAATTTTGGGGCAAGGGTGAAATTTGGAATGGGTTTAAATAAGGATTGCCCAGAAAAGGGTAAAAAGTAAGGAATTATTCGATCCATTACGTTTTAAACTTATAACTTCGCAGCGTCAAAGGGTCGAATTTTCTAAATGATTCTTTTAAAAAGTTTTAATATCCATATCCTACCAAAAACCTTATTCTATTATGGCAGAAAAAAAGAATATTGTTGAGCTGGAAGATGTGGTGGTTAAGTTTGTTGGCGACTCTGGAGACGGGATGCAGTTGGCAGGCACCCTGTTTTCGGATTCGGCGGCGATTGCCGGCAACGATTTGGCCACCTTTCCTGATTTTCCGGCTGAGATCCGTGCACCCCAGAATACCATTGCAGGGGTAAGCGGGTTCCAGGTGCATCTTGGGCAGCGTAAGATCTTTACTTCGGGCGACTTTTGTGATGTGCTGGTGGCCATGAACCCTGCTTCGCTCAAAGCCAATCTGAAGTGGGCAAAACCTGGTGCCACCCTTGTTATTGACTCGGCCACCTTTGATGAAAAAGGCATTGAGAAAGCCGGTTACCAGACCAACCCCCTGGAAGATGGCAGGCTTGACAGCTACAACCTGATCAAGGCGCCTATCTCACTGCTCACTCAGGAAAGCCTGAAAGACCTTAACCTTGACAAACGCTCGGCCGAGAGGACTAAAAACATCTTTGCCCTGGGCCTTTTGTATTTTCTGTTTAACCGTGACCTGGATGTCACCCTGCACTTCCTGGAGAAGAAATTCAAGGCTAAGCCCATTATCGTGGAAGCTAACAAGGCTGCCTTGAAAGCTGGTTTCAATTATGCAGAAACCGTTGAAGCGATTAAATCGACTTTTAAGGTAGGCCCTGCCAAGCTTGAAAAGGGTCTTTATCGTAATATTACAGGTAACATCGCCACTGCCTGGGGATTACTGGCTGCTTCGGAAAACAGCGGCAGGCCATTGTTCCTGGGTTCCTATCCCATTACACCGGCTACTGAAATCCTGATGGAACTGGCCAAGCACAAATCGCTTGGCGCCAAGGTTTTTCAGGCTGAGGATGAGATAGCTGGCATCTGCTCGGCCATCGGTGCCAGCTTTGCGGGCTCGCTGTCAGTGACTACCACTTCAGGTCCGGGGCTTTCCTTGAAATCCGAGGCTATTGGTCTAGCAGTGATTACCGAACTTCCGCTGGTGATTGTTAACGTTCAGCGGGCAGGTCCTTCGACGGGGATGCCTACCAAAAGTGAGCAGAGCGATTTGATGCAGGCTTTGTATGGGCGTAACGGTGAATGCCCTGCCATCGTGATGGCAGCCTCTTCCCCAGCCAACTGCTTCTACTTTGCCTATGAAGCTGCTAAACTTTCGATGGAACATATGACTCCCGTCATCCTTTTGACAGACGGTTACATTGGCTTTGGCTCGGAATTGTTCAAGATCCCTGATACAACAAAATTGCCGGCAATTCAGCCACCGCTTGCTAAACCGAATGATCCCACTTTCAAGCCTTATCGCCGCGACGAGAAAACCCTTGTCAGGCAGTGGGCACTACCGGGCATGGAAGGCCTGAGGCACCGCATCGGTGGCCTGGAGAAAACCAATATTGATGGGAACGTATCGACCGATCCCCTTAACCACCAGTTGATGGTGAATATCCGTGAAGAAAAAGTCAACCGTGTGGCTGACTACATTCCGTTGCAAGAATTGAAGGGTGAGGAAAAGGGTGACCTGCTGGTCGTAGGCTGGGGAGGCACGGAAGGAGCACTCGTATCGGCAGTTCAAAAGGTGCAGGAAGAGGGTAAAAAGGTCAGCCTGGCCCACTTCAATTACATTATGCCCTTGCCCAATAATACGGCAGAGGTCTTTTCGCGTTTTAAGAAAATCATTGTTTGCGAATTAAACAGCGGGCAGTTTGTAAACTACCTGCGGATGACGCATCCCGACTTCCGGTACCACCAGTTTAATAAGGTGCAGGGCCTGCCTTTTCAGGTGCAGGAGCTGACCGAAGCTTTCAACAAACTATTGGAGGACAAGTAATATGTTAGAAAATAAGAGAATCCAGATCTCTCCCGTAGAGTTAACGAAAGAAGATTTTGTCAGCGACCAGATGGTAAAATGGTGCCCGGGTTGCGGGGCGCATGCCATCCTGGCTGCCGTTGAGAATGTCTTTCCGCGCATTGGCTACCGCAAAGAGAACTTCACCTTTATTTCGGGTATTGGCTGTTCATCCCGCTTTCCTTATTATGTGAACACCTATGGTTTTCACGGGATTCACGGGCGCGCAAACCCCATTGCCAGCGGAGTTAAGATTGCCAATCCCGACCTGAGTGTATGGATCGCTACTGGTGACGGCGACTCAATGGCCATTGGGGGAAACCATTTAATTCACATCGTTCGCCGCAATATTGACGTAAACATCCTGTTGTTCAACAACCAGATCTATGGCCTGACCAAAGGGCAGTATTCGCCCACCACGCCCATGGGCAAGGTGACCAAGACCTCTCCCCAGGGTACCATTGAGCATCCGTTTGTGGCTGCAGGACTGATCATGGGCGCACAAGGCACCTTCTTTGCCCGCTCGACCGATAACAACGTCAAGCTGATGAGCGAGGTGATGTATGAGGCTGCCAAACACGACGGGACTTCCGTTGTCGAAATTCTGCAGAACTGTGTAATTTTTGCCGACAAGACCCATAGCGCAATCACCGATCGCGAAAATCGTGAGGAACACCAGCTGATTTTGAAGCACGGTGAACCCATGATCTTTGGCAATAACAAGGATAAAGGGCTCATTCTGAAGGGAACAGGCCTGACAGTGGTAACCATTGGTAAGGATGGCATCACAGAAAAGGATATCCTGGTTCACGACCAATACTCCAAAGATCCGGCCATCCACCGTATGCTGGGCCGCCTGATGCCGCCTGACTTTCCGGTGGCATTGGGTGTGATTCGTTCAGCTCCTTTTGCGACTTATGATGACCTGCTGGAGGAGCAGATCGAGTATGGCAAGAAAAACTCCAAAATAAAAACGGTAAACGACTTGCTTCGCAGCGGGGACGTTTGGGAAATATAACCTACTGATTGATCAGGGGAACAATGGCTGAGAAAGCGGTTGTTCCCCTTTTTTTAATAATATACGACATTGGAAAGGATCTATGCCCAGTTTCCGGTTATTACCGGCGAGCACTTTTTTCTGAAAATGCTGCAGTGGGGTCAGCGGCATTTTCCCAATTGTTGTTTATTAAATTCAAACCAGGCTTTGCACGATCCCTACAGTGCTTTCGAACAGGTGCTTGCCCTTGGGGTGGCCGAAGAGGTTTATGGGGATGGAAGCGATGACTTTTCTGCACTGCAGGCCTTCAGCGATAAACATCACGATTGGCTTTTTGGTTTCCTTGGCTATGACTTGAAGAACCAGTTGGAGGAACTGGAAAGCAACAACCCGGATGGGGTAGGGATGCCCCTGATGCATTTTTTTCGTCCGGTGGTGTTGATTTTTCCTTTTCCTGACCATGTTCGCATTGGTTGTTTGCCCGGATTTGGGGCGTATTCTGACCCGTCACGGGTATTTCATTCCCTTGACCGCTTTGCCTGGAGTCCGTCCCCAGCCTTTGCCCCTTTGGAAATGAAGTCCAGGGTAGCGCGGGAACGGTATCTGCATCAGGTGGGCAATATCCTTCAAAACATACAACTGGGGTATATTTACGAGATGAATTACTGTGTGGAATTCTATGCGGAGAAAGCCAGGGTGGACCCACTGGCCCTCTACGGCCGGCTCAATGATTTATCGCCAACCCCGTTTTCCTGTTATTATCAGCTGGATGACAAATTCATGATGTGTGCCAGTCCGGAACGTTTTATGTGCAAGAGAGGAGATAAACTGGTCTCACAGCCAATTAAAGGAACCATTAGAAGGGGAGATACACCGGAAGAAGATGCCCGTTTAAGGCAGGAACTTTTTGAAGACCCTAAGGAACGCAGTGAGAATGTGATGATCGTTGACTTGGTGCGGAATGACTTGTCACATACGGCAGGGAAAGGCTCCGTAGAGGTGGAAGAATTGTTCGGGATCTATCCCTTCAGGCAGGTGCATCAAATGATCTCTACGGTGGTATCGCGCCTGCGCGAGGGCGTCCATTTTACCGATGCCATCCGTTATGCCTTCCCCATGGGATCAATGACTGGTGCCCCTAAAGTGCAGGCCATGAAACTGATTGAGCAATATGAAGACACACGGCGGGGGTTATATTCAGGGGCCGTGGGATATATTTCTCCTGAAAAGGATTTTGATTTCAATGTGGTGATTCGAAGTGTTTTATATAATCAACGGCAGCAATATCTGAGTTATATGGCTGGGAGCGCCATCACCATTGGGTCAAAACCTGTGAAAGAATATGAAGAATGCCTGTTGAAGGCCAAAGCCATGCAAGCCGCGGTTAGCGGCAAGCCATTGAATGCCTGAAAGTTTGTTAAGCAATGAACCCCAGCCCCCTGAGAGTTGTTAAGAGATAAATACCTGTTATGAAAAAGAGCCTATTCGTTTTCCTGCTGACTAGCCTGATGCTGTCAATGCCTTTATTTGCTCAGGAGTCTGAGGAACCCCGTGTAAAAGATCTGAAGATCCGTGAGCGGTTTTTTGTTGGGGGCTTCATTGGATTACAACTGGGTACCCAAACAGTTATTAATGTTTCACCCATGGCAGGGTACCGTTTCACAAACTGGTTGTCGGCGGGGATGGGTGGTACCTACCAGTATTACAACGACCGGTTTCTCGGCGAATCCAATGTGACCCACGTTTACGGTTACAGTTTTTTCACCAGGATCCATGTAATCCCCAGGGCGTTTATCCATGCCGAGTATGAGCGGCTGAACCTGGAATCAAGGGTTCAGGACGGGCAATTTAACCCCGGCGTGCGTTCCTGGGAGGAAAACTATTTCCTGGGTGCCGGTTACCGGCAGCCCCTTTCTGAACGGGTCGCCCTCAATGTGATGCTGCTTTACAACTTCAACACGGAAAGTCTCTCCTATTACCAGAACCCCATCTTCAGGGTTGGCGTCGATGTTAGATTGTAGGAAAAGCGGGTCCTTGCTTCCCTAAATTTTTGCTAAATTTCTTTTTCCGTAAAGGCATTTAATGGTTTTTTCAGGAATGGGGGACTGATGCTATTCCCTTATTCTTCCCGATCCGCAGCGCGGAACAGCAGGTCAGCAGCCTGGAGGGTTTTGAGTCTCAGGTTTTCGTTGGTGAATTCCGGCTGATCGAGGAAGTCCCTGACCATTTGGGCTGCCCTGGGTTGATTATACCCTGAGAGGGTTGCTTCAAGCCAGTTCAGGGGGAAGAAGATATCGCCCGTTTGCTGAATCTCCTCTAGCATTTTCAGGCTCTTGGGTAGGTATTTCAAACTGGATCCTGACCGCAAGGGGTGGTGCAGGTAACGCAGGCCTTCGAGTACCCAGGGTTCAGGCCTGCGGTTTTCAGGTAAAGCCAGCCGTTCAAAAAAAGCATCACGGGTTACCGGATCGCTGGAAAGGGCAGGCAAGACAAACTCGATGCGGCGAAGCCTGTCGGGGTTGGTTGTGCCGGCCACAAGCCTTTCGGAATACCATTCAGCCCTCGGATGTTCGTGAAGCATCAAAGAGGCTACCATGTCAAAGCGCTGATCCTCAGAAAGCCGTAATCCCCAAACCGAGAGCTCCTGCTTAAGCATTTTCTGGATCTTCAGTTGAGCTTCCATGGAATGGCTGATAGCAACAAAGGCATCGAAATAAAGCGCCTTTTGGTCGTTGGGGGCTTTGACCATTTTTTCCCACAGCATGGTTTCCAGGGGTTGACACAATATATCACGTGTCTCTTTATTGAGAAATCGCCAGTAAACCATCTGCAGGTTATTGATAAGATAACTCGCAAGTTGCGGATTTTGAGCCCGCGAAACGCCTGTTGCCAGGGCTTGCAAATAAGTTTCCGCTGAAAGATTTCCTGAAAGGAAGTCTTCGTGCATATTCAGGAAGGCGGCAGCTTTGAGGTAATCATCATTTCTTAGGGGCAGTTGTTCAAGAAGGGTTCTGCGGGCCAGACGATTTGGAACCATATACCCGTATCCCGCTCCGCCGCCATTCAGTAGCATGCATACAGGCTGGTATATGGGCGCTTCCAGAATAAAGTTCTGAGGAGTCTGGTCAAAAAACCATTCTTCCGTGATGGGCTGATAGTTCTCATCCAAAATTACAGGCTTCAGCTTTTGTGAAGGGAAAGGCTCACCTTCTGCCGGTGGGCTGGTGCTAAGGGTAATCCCGGTAATGGTATCATTGATAAACTGGTATTGGTAGTGGATCTCTGCCATTCCTTTTCCATAGACCCAGGCCTGGCTCCATGCAATCAAGTCAAGGGCTGTATGCTTGTCGAGGATCAGGGCCAGGTCATCCCAGTCAGCATTACCAAAAGCAAAGGTTTGCAGATATTCTTTGATGGCGGTCTGAAAGGCTTCGACGCCTGTAAGCCATTCTAGTTGCTGAAAAACAATGGGGGCCTTGTTGTAAATAATGGCGCCATACAGGGTTCCTGCCTGATTCAGGTTCTCCAGTTTTTGCTTGATGGGATGCGTTCCCTGGCTGCGATCAATGGCATATGCCCTGGGATAATGGCTGAGGAGGAACTGCATGTCGTGGTCTACCTCCGGATATTGTGGCTTGACGATCTTATCTGCCATGAAACCTGCAAAGACCTCCTTAAGCCAGACATCATCAAACCATTGCATGGTCACCAGGTTGCCAAACCACATATGGGAGGTTTCGTGGGCAATGAGGGCAGCCTTGGATAATTGATTGCTGATGGGGGCCTGTTCATCGAGCAGCAGCCGGGTATCCCTGTACCAGATGGCCCCCGGATGTTCCATGCCACTGTATTGAAAGCCGGGAAGAATGGCCATATCCAGCTTTTTAAAGGGGTAGGGGATGCTAGTATAGTCTTCAAGCCAGGCAAGGGCATCAAAATGTTGCGAAAAGATGGCCTCCAGGTTGCGGTTTAACTTTGGGAGATCTGTTTCGCGATGGAAAACCGTGATGGTGCGTTCGCCCCGGGTTTCTGAAATGGTATCAAACCTGCCCGCTGTAAAGGCAAAGAGATAGGTGCTGATGGGCTGGTCCGAATCGAAGGTCAGGGTTTTTCGCCCATTGCTTACTGAAGTATTCAGCAGTGGTCCGTTTGAAAGGGCATTCCAGGGCTCAGGAATTTCCAGTTCAAGGGAGAAGAAGGCCTTGAGGTCGGGCTGGTCAAAACAGGGGAATGCCGTGGAAGCCCGGTCAGGCACAAACAGCGTATACATAAAATCTTCCGAGCGGTTCAGGGCTTGATCGGTGGAGGTAAAATGAACCTCCACCTGGTTTTGGCCGGGAATGATGTTTTTACTTGAAAGGATGATGTGCTGGTTCAGGTACTGGTATTCTTCGGGTTTCCCATTTACCACGACCTGCTGTATGTTCTCCTCCCCGCCCCTGAAATCGATGACGACCCCGCGCTGTGCCCTGCTTTGGTGAAATTCGATCATTACCCTGCCGTTAACCGCCTGATCTTTTTCAGCCGGGATATTGAAAAAAAGGTGATAATGAATATCGGAGATGAATTTTTTTCGGTATTGCGCCAGATCCTGACTGACACCGGGTTCCAGCATTTTTTTAATACTTGGGCCACCACAACCGAAGAAGCCCGAAAAGGAAAGGATCAGCAGGGAAAAAAGGATCGTTTTTTTGAACATTATTCTAAGGTTTCCAATGCAAGCACAAAGTTGCAATTTATTTTGCATCCCATGGTTTTCTTGTCCAAAATTTATAAATTTAAGGTCATAATCATGTTTAAAGAGACCGTGATGGTTTAGTATTCTGGTTTTTTTAACAACTGTATAAACAAAACTTCCCTTTAAGGGGTTGAATATAGCGTAACTGGATAATTAATCAACAAAAAACCATAAATAAGAAAGGAAAGTATATGTCGGATCTAGAGATTGCGAAGGCCTCAAAAATGCGCCCAATAACAGAGATAGCTGCCAAGCTTGGTGTAAAGGAAGATGACCTGCACATGTATGGCAAGTATATTGCAAAACTTCCCCTTAAATTGATTGATGAGAAGACGGTGCGCCAAAAAAAGCTTGTGCTTGTTACGGCTATCACGCCGACCCCTGCAGGTGAAGGTAAGACCACTACTTCCATTGGCTTGACCGAGGGATTGAACCGTATTGGTGTGAAGACCACGGTTGTAATACGTGAGCCTTCGCTGGGCCCTGTGTTTGGAATCAAGGGGGGGGCTGCTGGCGGGGGATATGCTCAGGTTCTGCCCATGGAAGACATAAACCTGCATTTTACCGGAGACCTTGCTGCTGTTGAAAAGGCTCATAACCTTTTAAGCGCTTTGATTGACAACCACCTGGAGAGCAAGAACAACATCCTGAACCTGGATCCGCGAAAGATTATCTGGAAAAGGGTGATCGATATGAATGAAAGGGCCTTGCGCGACATTATCATTGGCCTGGGTGGACCCAAACAAGGCATCCCAAGGCAAACCGGCTTTGACATTGCAGCCGCTTCAGAAGTAATGGCTGCCCTTTGCCTTGCCAAAGACATTGACGATCTGAAAGAAAAATTTGGCAACATCCTCGTAGGCTTCACCTATGATGATGAGCCAATATATGCCCGCGATTTCCACGCACAGGGAGCGATGGCAGCCCTGATGAAATATGCCATTATGCCTAACCTGGTGCAGACCATCGAAGGAAATCCTGCCATTATTCACGGCGGTCCGTTTGCCAACATTGCACAGGGTACCAATTCACTCATCGCCACCAAGATGGGCCTCAGCCTTTCAGATTATGTGGTTACTGAGGCAGGTTTCGCTTCAGAGCTGGGTGCTGAGAAATTTCTTGATATCAAATGCCAGTATGGAAAACTCATGCCCAATGCTTCAGTAATCGTGGCTACCATCAGGGCTTTGAAATATCATGGTGGAGTAAAACTTGCCAAGCTTACCGAACCCGATGC is part of the Bacteroides sp. genome and harbors:
- a CDS encoding formate--tetrahydrofolate ligase translates to MSDLEIAKASKMRPITEIAAKLGVKEDDLHMYGKYIAKLPLKLIDEKTVRQKKLVLVTAITPTPAGEGKTTTSIGLTEGLNRIGVKTTVVIREPSLGPVFGIKGGAAGGGYAQVLPMEDINLHFTGDLAAVEKAHNLLSALIDNHLESKNNILNLDPRKIIWKRVIDMNERALRDIIIGLGGPKQGIPRQTGFDIAAASEVMAALCLAKDIDDLKEKFGNILVGFTYDDEPIYARDFHAQGAMAALMKYAIMPNLVQTIEGNPAIIHGGPFANIAQGTNSLIATKMGLSLSDYVVTEAGFASELGAEKFLDIKCQYGKLMPNASVIVATIRALKYHGGVKLAKLTEPDAEAVKNGLPNLEKHIENIKHFNIKPVVAINKFVTDSDVEIETVREFCEKLGVKVAVNEAWEKGGEGAIELAKLVHEEAEKCTTCFTPIYDFNSSIEEKLHTIATKLYGADHVEYTVKAKAQIKQFEKIGLGKLPVCVAKTQKSLSDDQYKLGRPRGFTVKIREFEVAAGAGFLIPIAGTIMRMPGLPTHPSAEKIDIDNEGNISGLF